The Sedimentisphaera salicampi genome includes a region encoding these proteins:
- a CDS encoding LamG-like jellyroll fold domain-containing protein gives MVSRKIILLLTVMCLTLTGSTLTIYNPDANDEAYMYLAKVTLDSGSPSVIETAPASLEISDGLVHRWSFSGDLTDSAGSADGQLYDPSSSAASFVDGSQLLLDNPQVRPVDDPNNIAYVTLPDGIISSAGNFMTIEIWVTPHRVVEPSNWLAPIFAFGEDNDSDILNDSGGQGISGMLQTPESGPSVGVNMPNGNARWSDPAQAIEGSEFMLAMVWDGNKGEGRLYINGNLAAGPLNLPVNLSDINDVDNLIGHNWWSNGLINASFNEIRIYDWPYDAPWIQAHYNSGPDVIDVNPCMNPPETDLDGDCQITLNDFALLASEWLYCGRLGPCN, from the coding sequence ATGGTATCAAGAAAAATTATATTATTGCTGACTGTAATGTGCCTTACCTTAACGGGCTCTACTCTAACCATCTACAATCCAGACGCAAATGATGAGGCGTATATGTACTTGGCTAAAGTTACCCTCGATTCAGGTTCCCCTTCAGTTATAGAAACTGCACCGGCTTCTCTTGAAATTAGCGATGGTCTAGTGCACCGTTGGAGTTTTTCCGGCGATCTGACTGATTCAGCAGGCTCAGCAGACGGCCAGCTCTACGATCCTTCCTCTTCAGCAGCTTCATTTGTAGATGGCAGCCAGCTTCTTCTTGATAATCCTCAGGTAAGGCCTGTTGATGATCCTAACAATATTGCTTATGTAACTCTGCCGGACGGCATAATATCCTCTGCCGGGAATTTTATGACAATAGAAATATGGGTTACTCCGCACAGGGTAGTTGAACCGTCGAACTGGCTTGCCCCCATTTTTGCATTCGGAGAAGATAATGACAGCGATATATTGAACGACAGCGGCGGCCAGGGCATTTCAGGAATGCTTCAGACACCTGAAAGCGGGCCTTCAGTAGGCGTTAATATGCCGAACGGTAACGCAAGATGGTCTGATCCTGCTCAGGCAATCGAGGGATCTGAATTTATGCTTGCTATGGTTTGGGACGGCAATAAAGGCGAAGGCAGACTTTACATTAACGGAAATCTTGCAGCAGGGCCTTTGAACCTGCCTGTTAATTTGTCTGATATAAATGATGTGGATAATTTGATAGGGCATAACTGGTGGAGCAACGGCCTGATTAATGCATCATTTAACGAAATCAGGATTTACGACTGGCCATATGATGCCCCTTGGATACAGGCTCATTATAATTCAGGCCCAGATGTGATTGATGTTAATCCTTGCATGAACCCTCCTGAAACGGATCTGGATGGCGATTGCCAAATTACGCTTAACGACTTTGCATTACTCGCCTCAGAATGGCTTTACTGCGGCAGACTCGGCCCCTGCAATTAA
- a CDS encoding RICIN domain-containing protein: MKKNIRLETLAVLITSLFCSGSLHLEADLNTDNFVDISDFGILSSDYSGIEDFYLIEELNSEWLLASSGNYEQDLYLPLGNAMVPGSSYPRVIELSNGNLVATFSRFPEDYSKVPYFPVYKSCDGGRSWNKISEIHDTHNGSSSIRWGMRWQPVLFEMPRDVVGCPEGAILCAGITVSPDWQHIKIDVYRSLDEGLSWSYLSTVAEGNWGSQPIWEPFFTLGDDDKLYCFFSDERDPEHEQKISHKSSSTGGYFWGDLTEDVALGTNLRPGMPIVERMPNGEYIMVYEIVKLQGNPIYYKISSSLSNWPDSSQRGTKITSECGYTPGSSPFVTSGTYNQNGSAVIVSGMFQSPGTARGSDNFINFNNARGSWYRMQNPLEYQIYNKEGYSRSIEISSDNTTLYSMAPVNHQGEKAKISFNMLPIKIMNGFNYRLTPASHLNLNADVESASNENGAAVILWDILDNPNQSWKFEIAEKTEQATYYKLKNINSSQYLAVGGGSMYDGATLCQWPETGNHSQHWSLEYTGGGFYYLQARHSGKVLQVNPNGIHKRLVQYTKNGSDEQRWLILPVE, encoded by the coding sequence ATGAAAAAAAACATTAGACTCGAAACGCTCGCAGTTCTTATTACTTCTCTTTTTTGCAGCGGATCTCTACACCTCGAAGCTGATTTGAATACAGACAACTTTGTTGACATTTCAGACTTCGGTATTTTATCCTCAGACTACAGCGGGATTGAAGATTTTTACTTAATCGAAGAGCTCAACTCCGAATGGCTGCTTGCAAGCTCAGGGAACTATGAACAAGATCTCTATCTGCCTCTCGGAAATGCGATGGTTCCAGGCAGCTCTTATCCTCGTGTTATAGAGCTATCAAACGGAAATTTAGTGGCCACTTTTTCCCGATTCCCTGAAGATTACAGTAAGGTCCCGTATTTCCCCGTTTACAAAAGCTGCGACGGCGGGAGGAGCTGGAACAAGATTTCGGAAATCCATGATACACATAACGGTTCTTCCAGCATTAGATGGGGGATGAGATGGCAGCCGGTATTATTCGAAATGCCAAGGGATGTTGTCGGCTGTCCAGAAGGCGCAATACTATGCGCCGGGATCACGGTATCTCCAGACTGGCAGCATATAAAGATTGACGTTTACAGAAGCCTTGATGAAGGGTTGAGCTGGTCTTACCTGAGCACTGTGGCTGAGGGAAACTGGGGCAGCCAGCCAATATGGGAACCTTTCTTTACACTTGGAGATGACGACAAACTTTACTGTTTCTTCTCAGATGAGAGGGATCCTGAACACGAACAGAAAATCTCCCATAAAAGCTCTTCCACAGGCGGGTATTTCTGGGGAGATCTAACCGAAGATGTTGCTCTTGGAACTAATCTTAGACCCGGTATGCCAATAGTTGAAAGAATGCCCAACGGAGAATATATAATGGTTTATGAAATAGTAAAACTTCAGGGAAATCCTATTTACTATAAGATAAGCTCCTCACTTTCAAATTGGCCAGACAGTTCACAGAGAGGGACAAAAATTACAAGCGAATGCGGCTATACTCCCGGCTCAAGCCCCTTTGTAACAAGCGGAACCTACAATCAAAATGGCTCAGCGGTAATTGTTTCAGGGATGTTTCAGTCGCCCGGGACCGCCAGGGGAAGCGATAACTTTATAAATTTCAACAACGCAAGAGGCAGCTGGTACAGGATGCAGAATCCACTTGAGTATCAAATTTACAACAAAGAGGGATACAGCAGATCCATAGAAATAAGCAGCGATAACACAACGCTTTACAGTATGGCTCCTGTAAACCATCAGGGGGAAAAAGCTAAAATTTCATTCAATATGCTCCCAATCAAAATAATGAACGGCTTTAATTACAGGCTCACCCCCGCGTCACATCTTAATCTCAACGCAGATGTTGAAAGCGCTTCGAATGAAAACGGTGCTGCTGTTATACTATGGGACATATTAGACAATCCTAATCAGTCTTGGAAATTTGAAATTGCCGAAAAAACAGAACAAGCAACATACTACAAGCTGAAAAATATAAACAGCTCGCAGTATTTGGCTGTAGGCGGGGGAAGTATGTACGACGGTGCTACGCTTTGTCAGTGGCCAGAAACTGGAAATCACTCCCAGCATTGGAGCCTTGAATATACAGGAGGAGGTTTTTATTATCTCCAAGCCAGACACTCAGGAAAGGTTCTTCAGGTTAACCCAAACGGAATCCACAAAAGGCTTGTACAGTACACAAAAAACGGCAGTGATGAGCAGCGGTGGCTAATTTTGCCGGTAGAATAA
- a CDS encoding LamG-like jellyroll fold domain-containing protein, which yields MNQWSLYKGSGTEIQDSGYAMADGVLSGSAAWVTDDAQRGTCIEFPASGYPGLDIPGYHAVQGINPFTVTGWINTTDSNASIIGWGDPFNDEGKWWPNRGKSICVAVSGDSKLRVDVFGGMKATQAVINDGQWHHFAVVVEENDTIGEIDIYLDGALQTDCNTETEGTEINIEEGQAVNMGWGGWSPWFTGFEGFMDDMRIYDEALDASGVQADIENKFVNIFPQTGQTEVALDSSLDWQTTDTSNFSEYSVFFGSDPNNLTEYTVTGDTSFSPSGMVNETTYYWQVQAEEGGEAYSTPKYSFTTLPFAPIIVSSPEPQYLEQSQTAQFSIEAENIEMYAWFKEGSPDPLSNTTRISGANSDTLTIENVSVEDEGYYYCQGLSAGFDPAVSDSARLMTFRLAGHWKLNSNLEDSVDENIPAATTHGGVINDPNYIANGIDGEGVEFFGDNRPMIIQESTDYFNFYPYGFTVNMWVKTDDFQTWRMLMAKFDDPDNQGWFISTAANGNQTPFYIFETSGDSQLWPGINLADNQWHMVTAQYDPAPDAEAYRLFIDGELIVENSAVAAGNLPVNDQPLVIGAGMQDWDTFFGMLDDVRIYNYPLSKPAVAQLFFDLKPDAEPFCYELPEYDLNEDCKVDLQDLSLIAGEWMVNNIMPDTL from the coding sequence TTGAATCAATGGAGCCTCTACAAAGGCTCGGGAACAGAGATTCAAGACAGCGGTTATGCCATGGCAGACGGTGTGCTCAGCGGAAGCGCCGCTTGGGTTACTGATGATGCGCAAAGAGGTACGTGTATTGAATTTCCCGCAAGCGGCTACCCGGGACTGGATATCCCCGGATATCACGCCGTTCAGGGAATTAACCCATTCACTGTAACCGGATGGATTAATACTACTGATTCTAACGCAAGCATTATAGGCTGGGGAGATCCGTTCAATGATGAAGGGAAATGGTGGCCCAACAGAGGGAAGTCAATCTGCGTTGCAGTGTCAGGAGACAGCAAGCTGAGGGTTGATGTTTTCGGCGGAATGAAGGCAACCCAAGCAGTAATCAACGACGGCCAATGGCATCACTTTGCGGTAGTAGTTGAAGAAAATGACACAATCGGGGAGATTGATATTTATCTCGACGGTGCTCTGCAAACAGATTGCAATACTGAAACCGAAGGGACCGAAATCAACATTGAAGAAGGTCAGGCAGTAAATATGGGCTGGGGAGGCTGGAGTCCTTGGTTTACAGGCTTTGAAGGCTTTATGGATGATATGAGGATTTATGATGAGGCACTTGATGCTTCTGGCGTGCAGGCTGATATAGAAAACAAGTTTGTAAACATTTTCCCTCAAACAGGACAAACTGAAGTTGCTCTTGATTCTTCATTAGACTGGCAGACAACAGACACATCAAACTTCAGTGAATACAGCGTATTCTTCGGCTCAGACCCTAACAACCTTACCGAATACACTGTTACAGGAGACACAAGCTTTTCGCCTTCCGGTATGGTTAATGAAACCACATATTACTGGCAAGTGCAGGCTGAAGAAGGCGGAGAGGCTTATTCAACGCCAAAATACAGCTTTACCACTCTCCCCTTCGCACCAATAATAGTTTCTTCCCCAGAGCCTCAGTACCTTGAGCAGTCTCAGACAGCTCAATTCAGCATTGAGGCAGAAAATATAGAAATGTATGCATGGTTCAAGGAAGGCAGTCCCGACCCGCTATCAAATACAACAAGAATATCCGGAGCAAATTCTGATACACTTACTATTGAGAACGTTTCAGTAGAGGATGAAGGCTATTATTATTGCCAAGGGCTGAGCGCAGGCTTCGACCCCGCTGTTTCAGACTCGGCGAGACTAATGACTTTCAGGCTTGCCGGCCACTGGAAACTCAATTCAAATCTTGAAGACAGCGTAGATGAAAATATCCCAGCTGCAACAACTCACGGTGGTGTGATAAACGACCCGAATTACATCGCAAACGGAATTGATGGAGAGGGTGTTGAATTTTTCGGTGATAACAGGCCTATGATAATTCAAGAAAGCACTGACTACTTCAACTTCTATCCATACGGTTTTACGGTAAATATGTGGGTAAAAACAGATGATTTTCAAACATGGAGAATGCTTATGGCCAAATTCGACGATCCAGACAATCAGGGCTGGTTTATAAGCACTGCTGCCAATGGTAATCAAACTCCTTTTTACATTTTTGAGACATCCGGCGATTCGCAGCTCTGGCCAGGAATAAATCTTGCTGACAATCAATGGCATATGGTTACTGCACAATACGACCCGGCTCCAGATGCAGAAGCTTACAGGCTCTTCATAGACGGTGAGCTTATAGTTGAAAACTCAGCAGTAGCCGCAGGAAATCTTCCTGTAAATGATCAGCCTCTGGTTATAGGGGCAGGTATGCAGGACTGGGATACGTTCTTCGGGATGCTTGATGATGTAAGGATATATAATTATCCGCTGAGCAAACCAGCCGTAGCGCAGCTTTTCTTCGATTTAAAACCAGATGCAGAGCCGTTCTGCTATGAACTGCCTGAATACGACCTGAACGAAGACTGCAAGGTAGACCTGCAAGACCTTTCGCTTATAGCGGGCGAATGGATGGTTAACAACATTATGCCTGATACATTGTAA
- a CDS encoding LamG domain-containing protein: MSYKYYLILVFGGLTINLQAGFINHWNFEQGQGDTVYDTGSNPHNGTLNGSATWKTGDPERGTCAEFPVSGYPGVDIYNYNAVQGTNAFSIAGWIKTTDSDASIIGWGDPYAEGDWWKSSGSSICVAVSGDNKLRFDVFGGMKATQASINDGEWHHFAVSVKENATIGDVDLYLDGALQTNFSTETETTAIDIKQGQHVNMGWGGWSPWFTGYDGLMDDMRIYDHALSSSEVMQIVPEPVTLSLLSFGALALRSRKKNR; this comes from the coding sequence ATGAGTTACAAGTATTACTTAATTCTGGTTTTTGGGGGTCTCACAATTAATCTTCAAGCGGGTTTTATAAACCACTGGAACTTTGAGCAGGGGCAGGGAGACACCGTATATGACACAGGCTCCAATCCCCACAACGGCACATTAAACGGAAGTGCAACATGGAAAACTGGCGATCCTGAAAGAGGCACCTGTGCAGAATTTCCTGTTTCCGGCTACCCGGGCGTAGATATATATAATTATAACGCTGTGCAGGGAACCAACGCATTCAGCATTGCCGGCTGGATAAAGACTACTGACTCAGATGCAAGCATCATCGGGTGGGGAGACCCTTACGCTGAAGGAGATTGGTGGAAAAGCAGCGGAAGTTCAATCTGCGTTGCAGTGTCAGGAGACAACAAATTAAGGTTTGATGTTTTCGGGGGAATGAAAGCGACTCAGGCAAGCATAAATGACGGCGAATGGCATCATTTTGCGGTTTCAGTTAAAGAAAACGCCACAATAGGGGACGTTGATCTGTATCTGGATGGAGCTTTGCAAACAAATTTCAGCACTGAAACTGAAACAACCGCTATTGATATTAAACAGGGCCAGCACGTTAATATGGGATGGGGCGGCTGGAGCCCATGGTTTACAGGCTACGATGGACTAATGGATGATATGAGGATTTATGACCACGCTCTCAGTTCTTCAGAGGTTATGCAGATAGTTCCAGAGCCTGTCACCTTGAGTTTGCTTTCGTTTGGAGCTCTGGCTTTAAGAAGCAGAAAGAAAAACCGGTAA
- a CDS encoding NPCBM/NEW2 domain-containing protein → MFGREMDKISRKDFVNIVLRSFEAEASAEEISLINTAMRENEAFRRLYAETVQLYVELSPYGSVEIEKTDKKVDLSLARSVLSNENDSGIISFPKTKQDNEKTKEQISEYESSPASNRTFSKLTFGLLAITSAALVFLVVYANFFAPELIETAVLRSSINAEWKGTNLTEGSTLYAQKETITLAGGIAEFETENQTKVLIEGPAEFRFNSPAQVRLERGKLYSIVKDEDFGFTVTTPNSKIVDLGTEFGVFAGKDGDTELHVIKGKTKLLNTNSWINNTVMEVTENTACRISNNSSSVSRIDVKEEFFARYINKEKDIVWRGEKQLDLADMVGGGNGLGTGKINFGIDTSKGVFRRIQGDKSTVSDNSFLPVKSKFIEGIFVPKGKTEISATGLTCDFGKTDGVCWSSPAYGKINKTDSLIKGFPALRNKNLNYPHNYIYLHSNMGITFSLNAMRTAFDEIEAERFSAVCGVGSTAKKDGFGEMDFKVLVDGEVKFNWPSATADKSVRRVSIPIKPEDDFITLTSTDGVDTPNGDWGIFAEPKIRFIKKQR, encoded by the coding sequence TTGTTTGGCAGAGAAATGGATAAGATCAGCAGAAAAGATTTTGTAAATATTGTACTTCGGTCTTTCGAGGCAGAAGCTTCAGCTGAAGAAATATCTCTTATCAACACGGCTATGAGAGAAAATGAGGCCTTCAGGAGGCTGTACGCAGAAACTGTTCAGCTTTATGTTGAGCTTTCGCCATACGGAAGTGTTGAAATAGAAAAAACAGATAAAAAGGTGGATTTGAGTTTAGCACGCTCAGTGCTCAGCAATGAAAACGACAGCGGCATAATATCATTCCCCAAGACGAAGCAGGATAATGAAAAAACTAAAGAGCAAATTTCGGAATACGAGAGCTCACCAGCCAGCAATAGAACTTTCAGCAAGCTCACCTTTGGCCTTCTTGCAATAACTTCAGCTGCGCTTGTATTTCTTGTTGTATATGCAAATTTTTTCGCACCGGAACTAATTGAAACAGCCGTACTGAGAAGCTCCATTAATGCTGAATGGAAGGGAACGAACCTCACAGAAGGCAGCACGCTGTATGCACAGAAAGAAACTATTACCCTCGCCGGCGGAATCGCAGAATTCGAAACTGAAAACCAGACTAAGGTGCTTATTGAAGGACCGGCAGAATTCAGGTTCAACAGCCCTGCTCAGGTTAGGCTGGAACGCGGAAAGCTTTATTCGATAGTGAAGGATGAAGATTTCGGCTTTACCGTAACAACCCCGAACTCAAAGATAGTTGATCTGGGCACTGAATTTGGGGTGTTTGCCGGAAAAGACGGCGATACTGAGCTGCACGTTATTAAAGGCAAAACCAAGCTGCTAAACACTAACAGCTGGATAAACAATACTGTAATGGAAGTTACAGAAAACACCGCTTGCAGAATTTCAAACAACAGTTCATCTGTGAGCAGGATTGACGTTAAGGAAGAATTCTTCGCGCGCTATATCAACAAAGAAAAGGATATTGTATGGCGGGGGGAAAAACAGCTCGATTTAGCCGATATGGTAGGCGGAGGAAACGGCCTCGGGACAGGAAAAATCAATTTTGGAATCGACACATCAAAAGGTGTTTTCAGAAGGATTCAAGGGGATAAATCAACTGTCTCAGATAATTCTTTTCTTCCGGTTAAAAGCAAATTTATAGAAGGGATTTTTGTGCCAAAAGGTAAAACAGAAATTTCTGCAACTGGGCTTACCTGTGACTTCGGAAAAACCGATGGGGTCTGCTGGTCTTCGCCGGCATACGGAAAAATAAACAAAACAGATTCATTAATTAAGGGTTTCCCTGCCTTAAGAAATAAAAACCTTAATTACCCGCATAACTACATCTACCTGCACTCCAACATGGGAATAACATTCAGTCTCAATGCAATGCGCACGGCTTTCGATGAAATAGAGGCTGAAAGATTCTCCGCAGTTTGCGGAGTTGGAAGTACCGCTAAAAAAGATGGTTTTGGGGAGATGGATTTCAAAGTGCTTGTTGATGGAGAAGTGAAATTCAACTGGCCCTCAGCAACAGCTGATAAATCAGTGAGAAGGGTTTCAATTCCGATTAAGCCGGAAGATGATTTCATCACACTTACTTCTACAGATGGCGTGGATACCCCAAACGGAGATTGGGGTATATTTGCAGAGCCGAAAATTCGTTTTATTAAAAAACAGCGTTAA
- a CDS encoding sigma-70 family RNA polymerase sigma factor gives MQTSKTNFIELYSKSQKKIFFYILSLVHHRSDAEDLLQQTASEMWRLFDKYQEDKNFAAWGIAIAHYKILDYRKSQSRNKLFLSNDVYEQILDEFNDLSELEEQRRNALDGCLKKLSDEDQKMIWMHYEEGLSYKKVAENLQRSKSGIYKVMARIHCNLLACIKKTLIVWQRNG, from the coding sequence ATGCAAACTTCAAAAACCAATTTCATAGAGCTGTATTCTAAATCTCAGAAGAAGATTTTCTTCTACATTCTGAGTTTGGTTCATCACAGAAGCGACGCTGAAGACCTGCTCCAGCAGACTGCTTCTGAAATGTGGAGGCTGTTTGACAAGTATCAGGAAGATAAGAACTTCGCTGCTTGGGGTATAGCCATAGCCCACTACAAGATCCTTGATTACCGAAAATCTCAAAGCAGGAACAAGCTGTTTCTCTCGAATGATGTTTACGAACAGATATTAGATGAATTCAACGATTTATCAGAACTCGAAGAGCAAAGACGAAATGCCCTTGATGGGTGCCTGAAGAAATTGAGCGATGAAGATCAAAAAATGATCTGGATGCATTATGAAGAGGGCCTGAGCTATAAAAAGGTGGCTGAGAATCTGCAAAGGTCTAAAAGCGGGATATATAAGGTGATGGCCAGGATTCACTGCAATCTGCTTGCCTGCATTAAGAAAACTTTGATTGTTTGGCAGAGAAATGGATAA
- a CDS encoding response regulator: protein MLKRLLVVDDEPSNIFTLQSMLEYREDFAVDSTESGFQCIEMVKRNKYDLVYLDIMMPEIDGFQVCAKIKEINENIPVILVTALSDSDYLRKGFEAGAIDYIRKPVDDLELKARTNNILKNKEAENKIRELYSSLLRDLKVASKIQSHMLPPEFVVDTDMNFCSGYSPSTQIGGDLYDIIKLSADRIFVYIGDISGHGAQAALLMAAVKSTIRVIIEEKEGEIEPYELMNILNKTLAGNLFENHYMTLLAGVIDLSSDEFTFFNAGHLPIIQFNCKQRKGSQLANKGSIPIGWDSSLEYHKEEQDTITLSGDNIYILLTDGIIECEGPDSEELGIEGFIDLLESVIIPDTCLLLPHKVKSWLHNAGYEISQDDFSMLSYEKSSNPNTFTFELSQLTGAAESGITKFEPADYNLDNVSLASKIIERLCYEKSFSSKLAAEAELVTSEFVTNIISHGLKPNEVPLVLVQLLFDESGVNLRFVDNGVEWKPDILQASLAGFFEKLDKFSESGRGMAIIKSISKAIKRQRFDGMNETSVYLVND from the coding sequence ATGCTGAAAAGGCTTTTGGTCGTAGATGACGAACCTTCAAACATCTTTACTCTTCAGTCTATGCTGGAGTACAGGGAGGACTTTGCTGTTGATTCCACGGAATCGGGGTTTCAGTGTATTGAGATGGTTAAGCGGAACAAGTACGACTTAGTTTATCTGGATATTATGATGCCTGAGATTGACGGGTTTCAGGTATGCGCAAAAATCAAGGAAATCAATGAAAACATCCCTGTGATTCTGGTTACAGCCCTAAGCGACAGCGATTATCTCCGCAAGGGGTTTGAGGCAGGAGCGATAGATTATATCAGAAAGCCTGTTGATGACCTCGAACTCAAGGCCAGGACTAACAATATACTGAAGAACAAAGAGGCCGAGAATAAAATACGGGAGCTTTATTCGAGCCTTCTAAGAGATCTGAAGGTCGCTTCGAAGATTCAGTCTCATATGCTTCCGCCGGAGTTTGTTGTAGATACTGATATGAATTTCTGTTCCGGCTATTCCCCCTCCACCCAGATCGGAGGGGATCTCTACGATATAATAAAGCTCTCTGCTGATCGGATTTTCGTCTATATTGGCGATATATCCGGACACGGGGCTCAGGCAGCCCTTCTTATGGCTGCTGTTAAGTCCACTATAAGGGTGATCATAGAGGAAAAGGAGGGTGAAATAGAGCCCTATGAGCTTATGAACATACTCAACAAAACCCTTGCCGGCAATTTATTCGAGAATCATTATATGACACTTCTTGCCGGCGTGATTGATTTAAGCAGCGATGAGTTTACCTTTTTCAACGCAGGCCATCTTCCAATTATCCAATTTAACTGCAAGCAGAGAAAGGGCTCTCAGCTTGCAAACAAAGGCTCAATCCCAATCGGCTGGGATTCTTCCCTTGAATACCACAAGGAAGAGCAGGATACAATCACCCTCTCCGGTGATAACATTTACATCCTGCTTACAGACGGGATTATTGAGTGCGAAGGGCCGGACAGCGAAGAACTGGGGATTGAGGGCTTTATAGACCTGCTTGAGAGTGTGATAATCCCTGATACCTGCCTGCTCCTGCCGCACAAGGTGAAGAGTTGGCTGCACAATGCCGGCTACGAGATCAGTCAGGATGATTTCTCAATGCTCAGTTATGAGAAGAGCTCCAACCCAAACACCTTCACTTTCGAGCTGAGCCAGCTCACAGGCGCAGCAGAATCCGGAATCACCAAGTTTGAACCCGCAGACTACAATCTGGACAACGTGTCTCTTGCGAGCAAGATAATCGAAAGGCTCTGCTATGAAAAAAGCTTCTCCAGCAAGCTCGCTGCAGAAGCTGAACTGGTTACAAGCGAGTTTGTTACTAATATAATTTCCCACGGCTTGAAGCCAAATGAAGTGCCTTTGGTTTTAGTGCAGCTCTTATTTGATGAAAGCGGAGTGAACCTGCGTTTTGTAGATAATGGAGTTGAATGGAAACCAGATATACTGCAGGCGAGCTTGGCAGGCTTTTTCGAGAAGCTGGATAAATTCTCAGAATCCGGCAGGGGAATGGCGATCATCAAGAGTATCTCCAAGGCGATAAAGAGGCAGCGTTTTGACGGTATGAACGAAACCTCCGTATATCTTGTGAATGATTAG
- a CDS encoding glycosyltransferase family 2 protein, whose product MKPQVSIVVRACNDIAYIEQTLEMISRQSFQNFQLLCPDSNSTDGTYEKLCSYCSEAYRIEGRYVPGKVLNEAVSKCRGEIIVFNNSDCVIQDERWLENLIKPFEDQQVTAVYGKQVPRKDADPLVVKDYSRAFSRESLKWGNFFSLATSAIRKSSLLEHPFNEEIQYSEDVEWAWRARQRGEKIAFAEGAVVEHSHNYTVEEIKKRFYGEGLAEPAIYGRRPAEETFPACVIKPVVAETLRDWIYLLKIGRLDLFLWAPKYRWLQRSSVYNGIKEYYT is encoded by the coding sequence ATGAAACCTCAAGTAAGTATAGTTGTAAGAGCGTGCAATGATATAGCGTACATTGAACAAACCCTTGAGATGATCTCAAGGCAGAGCTTTCAGAATTTCCAGCTTTTATGCCCCGATTCAAATTCTACAGACGGCACATACGAAAAATTATGCTCCTACTGCTCCGAAGCCTACCGCATTGAAGGCAGATACGTGCCCGGGAAAGTGCTCAATGAAGCGGTGAGTAAATGCAGGGGCGAGATAATCGTTTTCAATAATTCAGACTGCGTTATCCAGGATGAACGCTGGCTCGAGAATCTTATCAAGCCTTTCGAGGATCAGCAGGTAACCGCTGTTTACGGCAAGCAGGTGCCGAGAAAAGATGCAGATCCTCTTGTGGTAAAGGATTACAGCAGGGCATTCAGCCGAGAATCGCTCAAATGGGGGAATTTTTTCTCCCTTGCCACAAGTGCAATCAGGAAGAGCTCATTGCTCGAACACCCGTTCAATGAAGAAATTCAGTATTCTGAAGATGTGGAATGGGCTTGGCGGGCAAGGCAGAGGGGCGAGAAGATTGCCTTTGCAGAGGGGGCGGTTGTTGAGCATTCTCACAATTATACAGTTGAAGAAATAAAGAAAAGATTCTACGGCGAGGGGCTCGCCGAGCCTGCAATTTATGGAAGAAGGCCTGCAGAAGAGACCTTCCCAGCTTGCGTTATTAAGCCGGTGGTGGCGGAGACCTTGAGAGACTGGATATATCTTCTAAAAATCGGCCGGTTGGATTTGTTCCTCTGGGCGCCAAAATACCGCTGGCTTCAGAGAAGCAGTGTGTATAATGGGATTAAAGAATATTACACTTAG